Below is a genomic region from Streptomyces roseoviridis.
GGCCGACGAGCTCAAGAAGCAGGTCGCGACGCTCCAGGACACCGCCGCCCGCAAGCAGGGCGAGCTGAACGAACTGCGCGACCGGATCGGCACGGTGGCCGCCGGCCAATACCGCTCAGGGGGCCTCGACCCGGCCATCCAGCTCTTCCTCTCCGAGGACCCCGACACGTACCTGGAGAAGGCGTCCGCCCTCGACCGGGTCGGCGAGCGGCAGTCAACCGTCCTCCAGCAGTTCCTCTCCCAGCAGCGGGCACTCCAACAGCAGCGCAAGGAAGCGTCCCAGAAGCTGGGCGACCTGGACGCCGTGCAGAAGGAACTGGGCAAGCGGAAGAAGGAGATCCAGGGCAAGCTCGGCGAGGCGCAGCGGCTGCTCAACACCCTGTCGGCGAAGGAGCGGGCCCGAATCAACGAAGAGGAGGACCGGGCCAACCGGGCCAGTGCACGGGTCGACCTCGGTAACGAGGCGAGCGCCTCCCAGCGCGCCGCCGCGGCCTTCGCCGCCGCCAAGAGCAGGGTCGGCATGCCGTACGTCTGGGGCGCGAGCGGCCCGAGCTCCTTCGACTGCTCCGGCCTCACCTCTTGGGCTTTCCGTCAGGCCGGCGTGACCATACCCCGCACCTCCCAGGCCCAGGCGAACGCCGGCACGCGCATCAACTCCCTCAGCGCCCTGAAGCCCGGCGATCTGATCCTCATGCGCAGCGACCTCAGCCACGTCGGCTTCTACGCCGGCAACGGACAGATCCTCCACGCCCCCAAGCCGGGCGCGCAGGTGCGTTACGAGTCCATCGCCCGCAGCGGCATGCCCTTCATGTGGGGCGTACGCATCGGCTGACGCACGAACGCGAAAAAAGGGGAGGGGGCGCCGGTACCCAACCGGCGCCCCCTCCCGTGTGGACGGGCATCAGGCCGAGGGCGCCACCGCTCTCGGCTCCGCGGCCCCGATCCGCGTGCCGGCCCGGCGCGGTTGCAGCAACCGCTCGGCCAGCACGCCGAAGACGAGACCGAATCCGGCCCACAGCACCGCCTGGACAGCGAGCGCGGAGATGCGGAACTGCCAGACGACCTCGGCCGGGAAGTCCTTCGGCATCTCGTTGACCGCCGGCAGGAACGCGTACGCGAGTCCGACGGCGAGGACGAAGAACGCGCCTGCCGCGATGGTCGCGTTCCGGTTGCCCAGACGGGGCGCGAGCCGCTTGCCCAGAATCACCGCGGCGACGGCGAGCAGCACGCTGAGCACCACCATGAGCAGGTAGAGGGTGGTGCGCTGGCTGATGGTGGCCGCGTCGCTGACCGCAGGCGGGTTGGCCGGGTACTTGAGGAACGGCACGATGTAGACCGTGACCAGGCCGCTGAGCGACAGCAGACCAGCCGTGGCGCGGGGGCCGAACGCGCCGACGCGGCCCAGGGCGAAGCAGTACGCCAGCGCGGCGATGCCGCCCAGGCCGACGCCGTAGACGAGGACACCGGTCGCGAGACCAGTGGTGGACTGGGCCGCACGGCTGACGAGTTCCTCGCCCTCTTCGTGACTGTGCGCCGCTTCGTAGGCGATGCCCGCCTCGGTCGGCGGCTCACCGAGGAAGTAGGCGACGACCAGGGCGAGGAGACCAGCCACGAGGCCGGTCGCCATCCCACGCGCGAGGAGCTTGCCGACAATTGTCGAGTTCATGATGTGTGGTTTCCCTGTCTCAGTGGCAGGGGAAGGCGAGCAGGTGACGGCCGTCGTGCACCCACTCGTGGACGCCTTCGCCGGCGAAGATCGCGGTGGCGCCCTGCTCGGCGCCGACGAAGAAGAGCGCGAGCAGCATCAGGGCCCCGAAGAAGACGGCCCAGGGCAGGATCGACTTGATGGGGAGTACGGCGGGGGTGGCAACGGCACTCGGCTGAGCGGTGGCCTGAGCCATGGCAGGACCTCCAAGGCCACGCGTCCCGGTCGGTGGAGCTCGACCGACGGGGCGAGTCTGACCTGCCGGACCGCACCGCTCAGAAGATGAGCGGCTGCCGCCGAGCACACAGTGGCGCGACCGTGCCGGATTCCCACCGGCTTCCGCTGCCCGTCGATTGACTTGTCCTGGTCAAGGTAGCCGAAGGCACCCGGCCCCACAACCAACCTTCTAAATAACTTAGAAGGATCGATTAGGGTTCCCCCATGACCGATCCACATGCCCCCGGGGTGGCCTCAGCGGCGCGACAGGTACGCCTGCATGGCGCGGTGCAGGGTCCTGTTCACCGCCCCCTGCAGGGGCAGCTCCCACTCACCCAGGGTCTCCACCACTTCCCCTCCGGTGCCGAGCTTCCAGCGCATCAGCCCGAAGGACCGCTCCGCGGGGTCGAGGGTGTCCGGTACGCCCCGCATGTCGTAGACGGTAGCCCCCAGGGAGTGCGCGTCGCGGATCAGTCGCCACTGCAGGGCGTTGCTCGGCCTGACCTCGCGGCGGTGGTCGGCGGAGGCCCCGGTCTGGTACCAGGCCCGCCGGCCTGCCACGATCATGGTGTGGGCGGCGAGCACCTCGCCGTCGTGCCGTGCGAGGTAGAGCCGCATGCGCCCGTTCTCCTCCGCGTTGAGTTCCTGGTGCTGCCGCTGGAAGTACGGAAGCGAGCGCCCCAGGCGGAAGCCGTCGCGCCGCTCAGTGACCTGCAGCAGGTCGTAGAAGGCGGGAAGGTCCTCGGCGGTACCGAGGTAGGTCTCCACCCCGGCCGTCTGCGCCTTCTTGACGTTGCGCCGCCACTCCTGGTTGAAGCCGGACCACAGGTCGTCGGTGCTCCGACCGGCCAGCGGAAGCTCGAACAGGTGGCGCGGCTGGGCGTCGCCCGCGCCGCCGTCCTCGCCGCAGCGCCGCCATCCGGCCGCCCGCAGCCGGTCCGCCACGGCCGATCCGACCGGCTCGACGACGTCCGGCAGCACGTCTCCGACTCGGCGCCCGGGGCCCACGGCCGCCTTGAGCGTCGCAGCGCTCCAGCGGCGGTACGCCAGGGGCGGCCCCATCCGTACAGCGAAGGCCCCGGCTGCCCGCAGGTGGTCGAGGAGCAGCTGCAGGACCTCTATCAGCGCCGGGTCGGCCCAGTCCAGCACCGGCCCCTCGGGGATGTAGGCGAAGTACCGCCGGGTGCCCGGCAGCTGCCGGTACAGCACCTGGGCGGCGGCACGCTGGCGTCCTGTCCCGTCGAACCAGCCGATCCACTCGGCCCGCCACCCCTCCTTGACGGCGCTCCAGGAGGGGAGCTGGAGGAAGCTGACCTGCTCGCCCCACACACGTCCCGAGAGGGAGTCGAGGTAGGCCAAGTGCTGCTCAGGGGTCGTGGGCATGATCTCCAGGGCACCGGCACGGTGGGTCATCTGCACCTCGGCGACAGCCATGTCGAAGGTCTCCTCGTTCTGGTCCTTGCGCCCCCTTCGGGAGGGCGGCGGGATACCCCCGCCTGTCTCATGCACGCCCGGCGGCACCGGAATGTGGCAGACGACTTCGCAGGGATCCGCGGAACCGGCTCGCGGGCAGGTGCGGCGTGACGGGGACAAGGCCGGCGGGAGCCGATGTCGACGCCCGGAAGACGGACGCGGGCAGCAGGCGCGGCAAGGCGTCGATGATGATCGGTTCGCTCGTCTCCCGGATCACGGGTTTCGTACGGAGCGCGGTGGTCGTCGCGGCCCTGGGGACGGCCTTGCTGGCGGACGCCTACAACGTCGCCAACACGGTGCCGAACATCGTCTACATCCTGCTCATGGGCGGGGCGCTCAACTCGGTCTTCGTGCCCGAGCTGGTGCGTGCGGCAAAGGAGCACGAGGACGGCGGGGCGGCGTACACCGACCGGCTCATCACCCTCTGCCTGCTCGCGCTCACCGCGATCACCGCCGTGGCTGTGCTCGCGGCGCCGTGGATCGTCACCGCGTACACGGACTACGCCGACGCCCAGCGCGCCCTCACGGTGGCCCTGGCCCGCTACTGCTTGCCGCAGATCCTCTTCTACGGCGCTTTCACCGTGCTGGGTCAGGTGCTCAACGCCCGGGGTCGGCTCGGCGCGATGATGTGGACGCCGGTCCTCAACAACGTCGTCGTGATCGCCGTCTTCGGGATCTACCTCGTGGTCGCCGTGACGGCGACCAGCGCCGGCCAGGTCACCGACGGGCAGCTGCTCCTCCTCGGCCTCGGCAGCACGGCCGGAATCGCGATACAGGCCCTCGCCCTCCTGCCCGCCCTGCGGTCGGCCGGGTTCCGGTGGCGCCCACGGTTCGACTGGCGCAACTCCGGGCTCGGCCGACCGGTGCGGGCCGCGGTGTGGACGCTGCTGCTCGTGCTCGTGAACCAGGTCGCGTACTGGGTGGTGACCCTGCTCACGACGACGGCCGGTGTGAGGGCGGACGCCGAGGGCATCGCGGCGGGTGTCGGGTACACGGCGTACGGCAGCGCGTATCAGCTGTGGGTCGTCCCGCAGGGCATCATCACGGTCTCCCTGGTGACGGCTCTGCTGCCCGTGATGAGCCGCGCGGCGGTCGACGGCGACCCCGGCCGGATCGGCGCGGAGCTCACCCGCTGCCTCAAGACCACGGCGGTGGCGATCGTCCCCGCCGGCATCGTCTTCCTGCTCCTCGCGCCTCGCCTCACGGGCGTCGCCTACCAGTACGGGCAGGTGACCGAGGCCGACGCACAGGCGATCGGCTGGGTCCTCGCCGCCTTCGCTCCGGGCCTCGCGGCGTTCTCCGCGCAGTACGTCCTCGCCCGGGGGTTCTACGCACTGGGGGACACCCGCACCCCCTTCTTCCTCACCCTCGTCATCGCCGGCCTCAACGCCGGCCTGTCACTCGCCGCCTACGCGCTACTCCCCGCGCGCTGGGCCGTGGTCGGCATCGCCGGCGCGTACGCATTGGCCTGCACAGTCGGACTCGCGTGTACGGCAACCGTGCTACGACGGCGTCTGGGGCGGGGCTTCGAGGGCGCGCTCGGTACGCACGTGCGGCTCGCCGCCGCATGCCTGCCCGGTGCCGGAGCGGCGCTCGCCCTCGACCAGCTGAGCATCCATCTGCTGGGCGACGGTCCGCTCGTCGACGCAGCCGTGTTGCTGGCGGGTGCGGGGTTCATCGGTCTGTCCGTGCTGTTGCTCGCCCGCCCGCTCGGTGTGCCGGAGGCGGACGCGCTGCTGACACCGCTGCGGCGGCGACTGGGCGCCCGCGGCCGGCACCGTACGGAACGACCAGGAGGCGGCCAGTGAACACTCCGGTGCCCGACTCCGCCGAGCGGGACTTCGAGAGGTTCTACGCGGAAAGCGTGCGGCGCATGATCGTCGTCGTGTACGCGGTCACGGGCGACATCGCCGAGGCGGAGGACGCCGTACAGGAGGCGTACGCGCGAGCCTGGCCGCGTTGGTCGGAGCTGGCCGAGCAGGGAGATCCCACCCCGTGGGTCCGGACGGTCGCCCTGCGGCTCGCGGTCAGTTCGTGGCGTCGGGCCCGCAACCGGCTCAAGGCACACTTCCGGCACGGGCCGCCCGCAGACGTACCCGGTCTCGACCCGGACCACGTGGCCCTGGTCGCGGCGCTCCGGCACCTCACCCCGGAGCAGCGACGCGCCGTCGTCCTCCATCATCTGGCCGACCTGCCCGTGGAAGAGGTGGCCCGGCAGACCGGTTCGACCAGCACGGCGGTACGCTCGCGCCTCATGCGTGCCCGGCGCATCCTGAACAGCCATCTTTCCGACCCCGCCGCGTCGGAGCCTCCGGCGCGCGCCCGCTCACAGGCGGTCGCACCGTACCGGCCTCGACAGGAGGCGTATCCGCATGAATGACGACAGGTCCACGCCGCTCGCCACGGAACTGGATGCGCGGCTCCAGGACTTCGCGGTCGAGGCCAGTTCCCTCGTCGCGCCCGCCGGCGGAGTCGCCGACGTACGTCTCCGAGCCATACGGCGCCGCGCTCGCCGCCGCACGGGGGCCGCGACCACCGTCGTCGCCGTGGCGCTCACGGCCGGCTGGTGGCTTCTCCCCCGCCCCACGGACGCACGCCTTTCGGCACAGCCCGGCCCGGTGACCGGCCAACTGGTCGCGGCGGCCTCGATCCTCCCCTCCCCCGGCTCGGGACGCGGGCTGGCTCCCGACTCCCTGCTCTCCCCCACGACCCTGCCCTGGAACGCGACGTACCGCTGGCGGACGGTCTCCACCGGAGACGGGTCGACGGCGACGCTGCCGAGCGGGGGCACCCACCCGTGCAGGCTGGTCTGGTTCTCCGAGTCGAGCGCGAGGGATCAGATCGTCCGCACGTACAGCGGCCAGGGACGTGCCACGGCTCAGCACCGGATCGTCGACTTCCCAACCGAAGACCAGGCCCGGGGGAGCGTCGACGACGTGACCGAGGCGCTGCGACGCTGCGGCTGGCACGGAGCCCGGACATCAGGGCCGGGAGAAGGACACGGCCCGGACGCGCCTGTCGTCTACGACTACGCCTTGGCGGGCGTCTCCAATGCACCGCTACGCGTCACGCTCGTCCAGTCGGACCACCGCGTGGCCGTGCTGGTACTGGCCGCGGCGCACAGCGCCGACCCGAGACACACCGATCCACGCACGGAACGCTGCATGGGGTCAACGCAGGGCCGACAGCAGGAGCATTGTTGAGCGGTAAATTTATTTCTTAGTTGCTTAGTAAAGACCCTGACCGATTCCTCCAAATCGGACAATCGAGCGAGCATCTGCACGACTTATTCACGCCATGTTTCAGATGGAATTCCGAACCACCCAGAAGAGATGGTTAAGATAACGGCGTGATTACCTCCCGGCCGCGCTCACGCGCGTCGCAAGCCCGCCTGTCGGCGAGGCTGCGACGGCTGCTCGGCTTGGCCGCGCTCCTGTTCGGCCTCCTGGCCGGCCATGGAGTACACACGGACATGGACGGGGCCGCGGTTACGGCGTCGCCCGCCATGACCAGCGTCTCCCACAGCTCTGTGGAACGCTCCGGCGACCTCGATCCGGCACACCCGGCACACGAATGCTCGCCGGAACCGCCGGAGGGAACACCGGCACCCAATACGCCGTGTTCCTCACGACAGCTCGATGTGCCTTGTTTCGCCGGGCCCAGCATCGGGACCCAAGCCGACATGGTCAAGGCGACCACAACACCGTCCGCACCCCCGAGAGCCTCGACGGTTCTTCAGGTCTAGAACGCCCTGCCGCCCGCTCCCCTTTCCGCCCACGCGCCCGCGTGCCCGGGGGCGAGACGAGCGGCGCGTTCTGCCCCCCCATGCCCCATATCTCTCGCGGGTACCGCTCCCTCCTGTCGCCAGGGACCGAGCCGGTACGGCCCCGCCCGGAGGAACTGTGCCTCGCCACCCCAACAACCCTTTAATCGCCGCCATGATCGGCACCCTGCTGCTGTCGGCCTTCCTCTGCTTCACGCCTCTGCACGAAGCCGGGCACCCCCCGGTGGACAGAGACACCGTCACCACCACCGCGCTCGGCCTCGATGCCGAGCGCGCGGAAGACCGGTCCCCGCAGCACAGGCACAGCGGTCACGGCATCGACTGTTCTTCACCGGGCGTCGTGCCGGAGACCCATGTCGCGACCCGGCACGTGTCCGACGCCGTCGCGCTCGCCTCATCCTTCGGCGACACCACGACCGCGGCGGCCACCGAAGTGCGCGCTCCGCCCGACGGCCGAGCGGCCATATACGGATCAGGCCGCTCGACGCAGATCCGCGTCTGCCGGTGGCGCATCTAGACCGTTCGGCTCCGGCCGCGTGCAACGCGGCCGCCCTCCCGAACGAGTACTCGACGCGCACCACCGAAATGAGAGCGGATCATGCACTCCTCGACCACCGACGTCACACCCCCCACCCGCTCCGCCCTTTCCGGGCTGGTAGGCAACACACCGCTCCTCCACATCTCGGAGCCGCTCGCCCCTGCCGGCCGCGGCTTCTGGGCGAAGCTGGAGGGCTTCAACCCCGGCGGCATCAAGGACCGCCCCGGCCTGCACATGGTCGAACGGGCCCGCGCCCGTGGCGATCTGCGCCCCGGCGCCAGGATCATCGAATCCACCAGCGGAACGCTTGGCCTGGGCCTCGCCCTCGCCGGCATGGTCTACGGCCACCCGGTCACCCTGGTCACGGACCCGGGCCTGGAGATGTCCATGACCCGGCTGTTGACCGCGTACGGCGCCCAGGTCAACGTGGTGTCCGAGCCGCACCCCACCGGCGGCTGGCAGCAGGCCCGCCGCGACCGCGT
It encodes:
- a CDS encoding lipid II:glycine glycyltransferase FemX, translating into MAVAEVQMTHRAGALEIMPTTPEQHLAYLDSLSGRVWGEQVSFLQLPSWSAVKEGWRAEWIGWFDGTGRQRAAAQVLYRQLPGTRRYFAYIPEGPVLDWADPALIEVLQLLLDHLRAAGAFAVRMGPPLAYRRWSAATLKAAVGPGRRVGDVLPDVVEPVGSAVADRLRAAGWRRCGEDGGAGDAQPRHLFELPLAGRSTDDLWSGFNQEWRRNVKKAQTAGVETYLGTAEDLPAFYDLLQVTERRDGFRLGRSLPYFQRQHQELNAEENGRMRLYLARHDGEVLAAHTMIVAGRRAWYQTGASADHRREVRPSNALQWRLIRDAHSLGATVYDMRGVPDTLDPAERSFGLMRWKLGTGGEVVETLGEWELPLQGAVNRTLHRAMQAYLSRR
- a CDS encoding CbtA family protein, whose protein sequence is MNSTIVGKLLARGMATGLVAGLLALVVAYFLGEPPTEAGIAYEAAHSHEEGEELVSRAAQSTTGLATGVLVYGVGLGGIAALAYCFALGRVGAFGPRATAGLLSLSGLVTVYIVPFLKYPANPPAVSDAATISQRTTLYLLMVVLSVLLAVAAVILGKRLAPRLGNRNATIAAGAFFVLAVGLAYAFLPAVNEMPKDFPAEVVWQFRISALAVQAVLWAGFGLVFGVLAERLLQPRRAGTRIGAAEPRAVAPSA
- a CDS encoding CbtB domain-containing protein, producing the protein MAQATAQPSAVATPAVLPIKSILPWAVFFGALMLLALFFVGAEQGATAIFAGEGVHEWVHDGRHLLAFPCH
- a CDS encoding SigE family RNA polymerase sigma factor, whose translation is MNTPVPDSAERDFERFYAESVRRMIVVVYAVTGDIAEAEDAVQEAYARAWPRWSELAEQGDPTPWVRTVALRLAVSSWRRARNRLKAHFRHGPPADVPGLDPDHVALVAALRHLTPEQRRAVVLHHLADLPVEEVARQTGSTSTAVRSRLMRARRILNSHLSDPAASEPPARARSQAVAPYRPRQEAYPHE
- the murJ gene encoding murein biosynthesis integral membrane protein MurJ; protein product: MMIGSLVSRITGFVRSAVVVAALGTALLADAYNVANTVPNIVYILLMGGALNSVFVPELVRAAKEHEDGGAAYTDRLITLCLLALTAITAVAVLAAPWIVTAYTDYADAQRALTVALARYCLPQILFYGAFTVLGQVLNARGRLGAMMWTPVLNNVVVIAVFGIYLVVAVTATSAGQVTDGQLLLLGLGSTAGIAIQALALLPALRSAGFRWRPRFDWRNSGLGRPVRAAVWTLLLVLVNQVAYWVVTLLTTTAGVRADAEGIAAGVGYTAYGSAYQLWVVPQGIITVSLVTALLPVMSRAAVDGDPGRIGAELTRCLKTTAVAIVPAGIVFLLLAPRLTGVAYQYGQVTEADAQAIGWVLAAFAPGLAAFSAQYVLARGFYALGDTRTPFFLTLVIAGLNAGLSLAAYALLPARWAVVGIAGAYALACTVGLACTATVLRRRLGRGFEGALGTHVRLAAACLPGAGAALALDQLSIHLLGDGPLVDAAVLLAGAGFIGLSVLLLARPLGVPEADALLTPLRRRLGARGRHRTERPGGGQ
- a CDS encoding NlpC/P60 family protein, which produces MASHRRPKQSNPRYTGVITATAAAAVALSTQTASADPLPDPNKKGVKAQLDRFYEQATQATEKYNGAKEKADELKKQVATLQDTAARKQGELNELRDRIGTVAAGQYRSGGLDPAIQLFLSEDPDTYLEKASALDRVGERQSTVLQQFLSQQRALQQQRKEASQKLGDLDAVQKELGKRKKEIQGKLGEAQRLLNTLSAKERARINEEEDRANRASARVDLGNEASASQRAAAAFAAAKSRVGMPYVWGASGPSSFDCSGLTSWAFRQAGVTIPRTSQAQANAGTRINSLSALKPGDLILMRSDLSHVGFYAGNGQILHAPKPGAQVRYESIARSGMPFMWGVRIG